A segment of the Pseudoalteromonas piscicida genome:
AGCCTGCAAACTGGAAACAGCCAGCGCCATTGCAAGTTGAAAATATGATCGAGCGGGAGATGTCGACGCTCGTTGGAGGGGCATCTGCGAAACTGATTTTAGATGTCGCCAAAGATGAAAAACGCCAGCCTTTAGAGCAAGTTGCAGAATTTGTCGATGAAGCGTCACAGGTGCTACGTTTTAATCGCGACTTACTGCAGTCGACGATATAAAACGTCAGTCAGGGGATAAGTGTAGTAGATAGCCAACTGCAATTGGTCGCTTGGAACCAGCGCTACGCAGAAATGTTTAATTATCCAGACAATGCGTTGTTTATCGGGCGTCCTGTGGCTGAGCTTATTCGTTACAATGCGCAGCGTGGACTATTTGGTGATGCCGATGTCGAGCAGCAAGTAGAGAAGCGTCTATCACATTTACGACGAGGCAATGCGTATCGCTACCGTCGAGAGCACCATGATGGCCGAGTGTTTGAAATGCAAGGAAACCCATTACCAGGAGGTGGATTTGTAACGACCTATACGGATATCACCGAGTTTGTAAAACAACAATCCTTACTAGAGCAAGTTAATGTAAACCTAGAAGAAACGGTCGCGGCAAGGACCAAAGAGTTGATAGACGCCAACCGTGCTTTATCTTCTGCGAAACGCCAAGCGGAGCATGCAACGGAGAGTAAGGCCCGCTTTTTCGCCGCAGCGAGTCATGATCTGTTACAGCCATTCAACGCAGCGAGCCTGTTTTGCTCATTGATGAGTGAAAAGGCCCAAGGGACCGACTTAGCTGAGCTTTCGCAAAGCATCAAAAGTTCATTGGCAAGTGCTGAAGAACTGTTGTCGAGCATTCTTGAGCTCACAAAGTTAGAGGCTGGGGCATTTAAGGTTAATCGCTCGCGCTTTGCGTTGTCGTCACTGCTGGAACCATTGGAAAATGAATATGGGGCAGTAGCAAAAGACAAAGGATTAGCGTTTGCAGTGCGGGTTTGTGATGTCATGCTCTACACCGATAAAGCACTGCTAAAAAGGGTATTGGGAAACTTACTGAGCAACGCTATCCGTTACACTGAGTCTGGTACGGTAAGACTTATCGCTGAATGTCAGGGGGGGAGTGTTTCTATCATTGTTGAAGACACTGGAGTGGGCATTGCAAAGCAAGATCAGGACGCCATATTTCAAGAGTTCAAACAGCTCCACAGTAAAGAGCTGGCGCAGGGGTTAGGGCTCGGGCTTGCTATCAGTAAACGGATATGCGAAGTGTTGGAAATTCCCATCACCCTTGGCTCACAACTTAATAAAGGCACCCAATTTACCTTAACACTACCAAGTTATGGGAAGCAGACGGATCAAATGGCCGAAGTAACCGCTGATAAACTCAGCGGTGATTCGCAACTATCGGGTCTGTCTATTTGGTTGCTCGATAATGATGCCAATGCACTTAATGCATTATCTCAAGTGTTACTGAGTTGGGGATGCCAAGTAGCTGTGGCGCGAGATGAAGCAGAGCTTAGTGCGCTGCAAGCAACGAGTCGGGCAGATATGCTGATCGCAGATTATCAGCTTGATCATGGTGTCACTGGACTTGAGGTAATAGCAGCGCTTGAGCTTGATGATATGCCAATCATTATTAATACGGCTAACCATGACGAGGCCATCCGCGAGCGAGTGAGTGATGCAGGGATCCCATTACTCTATAAACCACTTAAAACGCCAGCTCTAAAGCGCATGATTAAGCGACTAATCTAGTTGTTTATGTGCTCGCTTCATCGTCGAGATGTACATCCGTAGCCAGCTGATTAAAGAGGATCCCAGCTTGGGTGCGGTTATACACATTGAGCTTTTTTAAAATAGCTGAAACATGCTGTTTGATGGTGGTCTCTTGAATCGACATTGCATACGCAATCTGCTTATTCAAAAGGCCATCGGCAATCATCGTTAATACTCGATATTGCTGGGGAGTTAGTTTTTCTAAATTACGTGCAAATTGTGCTTGTTCGCTGTCATTTTCAGGCGCGATATCTACGATTTCGGGTAACCAAGTTTCTCCTTCTATAACGAGCTTGATGGCATCACTGATCAACTCTAGAGAGGACGATTTGGGAATATAAGCGCTTGCCCCGAGGGCAATGCATTGGCTAATAATGGCTGCCGATTCGTTGGCTGAAACCATGATCACTAATATGTCAGGGTATTGATTTCTTAACCGGGCAAGACCTTCGAGACCTTTCGCACCAGGAATAGATAAGTCCAAAAATACTAGCTCTGTCTCAGGATGCGCGAGCAACATCTCGAATAAGCTGTCTAAGGTACTGGCTTCTTTGATGGGTTCATGACCAATCGCTTGTGCAGCGGCTTGTTTGAGTGCGCTGCGAAATAATGGGTGGTCATCAGCGATGATTGCTTGCACCTGAGACATCCTTAACTAACTCCTAGTATCCGTTGTTATAGGGTATTTCCGAAACTACATCAAGTGATTGAGATAGCGAGGCTCCCTTACAGCCTCGCTTGCGGTGCTAAAAACGATAACCCACGGTAAGCGAAACGGTTCTTGGGTCGCCAAAGTAGCCTATTAAGGTATTATCACCACCAAGCCCCGGCGTATATTTACTCACATTACTCGGATCGCTTGGGTCTGGTGTCACGAACTGATAGCCTCCTATCATATATTCTTCATCGGTCAGGTTTTTCCCATGAAGACCAACACGCCAATTGCCATCTGCGCTATACCAATTAATACTCAGATTAACTAAACCATAGCTATCCTGCGTCAGTAGGCTATCTTCCTCAAATAAAACATAATCACCACGATGGTAGTAGCTGGCATTGAACACCCAGTCGCCAATATCACTGTAGAGTTTGTATGTCGCCCCAAGGTTAAAAGTTAAATCAGGGGTGTTAGAAATACTAAAGCGGTCAGATTTGTCAAATGTCGCCCCCGTGTCTGGGTTAGTATCGAGTACCTCTTCGAAGTCGCTGTCTATATATCCTATCGCGGCGTCAAAACTCAGCGCTTCGGTAGCGACATAGCTCAGCTCGGCTTCAATACCATTTGCTGTCGACTTACCAATGTTGCCAAGTCGTTGGTTTAGATCGGCAGAAGTTGCACCGGGCAACACGGAAATATATTGGCGGTCTTTGTGATCTAATGTGAATAGTGTGATATTGGCTCTCAGATTATCGTGCCACTCGCTTTTCATACCGATTTCGAATGAATCTACGATTTCAGGGTCTGCAGCAGGCTCCGCGGTGCTGGCTCTGGGGTTGAAGGTACCAGATTTAAACCCTTGAGCGTAGCTGGCGAAGAACATGATATCGCGGTTGTATTGATATTCCACTCCCACTCTTGGCGTAAACCGTGACCAATCTTCTTCATCATCAAGCACTGACGGTACGAGCTCACCTGCAGGGCGTGTATAACCTGGGATCCAATTTGATTCGGGATACACGACATCAAAGACCAAACCGTTGCTGACTTGTGCCTCTTTGCTGTCTTTAGTGTAACGAGCGCCCAATGTGAGCGACCACTGCTCTGCTAAATCAATGGTGCCTTGAATATAGGCGGCTT
Coding sequences within it:
- a CDS encoding response regulator transcription factor, with product MSQVQAIIADDHPLFRSALKQAAAQAIGHEPIKEASTLDSLFEMLLAHPETELVFLDLSIPGAKGLEGLARLRNQYPDILVIMVSANESAAIISQCIALGASAYIPKSSSLELISDAIKLVIEGETWLPEIVDIAPENDSEQAQFARNLEKLTPQQYRVLTMIADGLLNKQIAYAMSIQETTIKQHVSAILKKLNVYNRTQAGILFNQLATDVHLDDEAST